One Drosophila kikkawai strain 14028-0561.14 chromosome 3L, DkikHiC1v2, whole genome shotgun sequence genomic window carries:
- the LOC108085980 gene encoding mucin-2 — MCEGKQFGCLVPYPDNCSLFLVCDCLYPTVKLCPANLWWDNNTQLCNYPQAVECVYYSIETPEPTDGTTKITPGSTEGTTKISPTSTASTPSINWPTSSWDPPPLPPGISEDACRDKEDGRLLRYPYDCQAYINCTNGWPVLNYCDPDKVFNDFLKICDTPEMADCEELPLPSTTTQMTSTSTTQMTSTSTTEMTSISTTQMTSTSTELTPTSTTEEDIICGPTPEDIAEDYCVTLGNGFYDYPYNCSGYLACRNGCTDLDYCQPDKLFNSWLHICDTPDSVQCDPEPYPTTPGITEKPTTPATPTTISTTTSEENDTEASTATATEEIPTTTPGLPADVNPNECKGLPDGTIIAYAGNCSQYLICKDNQVEMGECPPTLLFNPDWLVCDEPGDFTCLGDRTTTPIPTTKPTTTTEQTTPTPTTTTTKATTLGPSELCEGQPLGTSFAYPEDCSKYYLCMGTGGEWLVASCIFGSYFDPQSGICAPNVSPDACKGVEATTPATTVTPTTTEKITTLKPTTEETSTTQKMTTTTEAPSTGVCAGRNENENIAYPKNCNKYIVCVSPIPIAFYCPDETFFSSKLGECIGSWEESDCEGDQSTTTPEPGITRPPPEPTMCTNSTRDTFPYPDNCQWFIRCVDDYIYMMDVCNCGEYYDPITGKCGADVPSDACRWDYTSTTSTTEEPTTSSPVTRPPPQKGPCDSVDDDALVPYPNDCSKYIQCSRPIAEAFDCDEGDEFSVALKQCVDASLANCSVTTTAKPSEATTTSSGGDSTSTSGESTSPYPPTPTTKTTTISSTESTTKPSTVTPTESTTISTSEPSTVSSTVEPIETSTLPTTESSTTASTETPPESTTISTTYEPESSSIEPGTTTTAKPGDGVCGGKTDNSSVPYPRNCSKYIICQYPIPVGYDCPIGLEFSPTELICMDPELAGCSTKLTTTEEPTTAGSTTPSTTESTTLSTTELTTPKTTSEATTVSTTTESTTPKTTSESTTVSTTPKTTTESTTISTTTEPTTPNTSSESTTVSTTAKTTTESTTVSTTAAPPITLDPYTPNICCGQPLGTLLAYPNDCSRYVVCDYPIPYAVDCDEGTIFDDKLLQCTATPNERCLFLSL; from the coding sequence ATGTGCGAAGGCAAGCAGTTTGGTTGCTTGGTTCCCTATCCGGATAACTGCAGTCTGTTCTTGGTTTGCGATTGCCTGTATCCCACGGTCAAGTTGTGTCCGGCTAATTTATGGTGGGACAATAATACGCAGCTCTGCAATTACCCTCAAGCCGTGGAGTGTGTTTACTATTCGATTGAGACGCCCGAACCCACGGATGGAACTACAAAAATTACTCCAGGATCAACCGAAGGAACCACAAAAATCAGCCCAACTAGCACTGCGAGTACTCCATCAATTAACTGGCCAACTTCTAGCTGGGATCCGCCGCCACTACCGCCTGGAATTTCAGAGGATGCTTGTCGGGATAAAGAGGATGGCAGGTTGCTACGGTATCCATATGACTGTCAGGCCTACATAAACTGTACTAATGGCTGGCCTGTGCTAAACTACTGTGATCCCGATAAGGTCTTTAATGATTTTCTGAAAATCTGCGACACTCCCGAGATGGCGGATTGCGAGGAGTTGCCTCTGCCGAGTACCACCACTCAGATGACGTCCACCTCAACGACTCAGATGACGTCTACTTCAACCACTGAAATGACGTCCATTTCAACCACTCAAATGACGTCTACTTCAACGGAGTTAACGCCCACCTCAACCACCGAAGAAGATATTATCTGCGGCCCAACTCCAGAGGACATTGCGGAGGATTATTGTGTGACCTTGGGAAATGGCTTCTATGATTATCCCTACAATTGCAGTGGATACTTGGCCTGCCGAAATGGTTGCACCGATCTGGATTACTGCCAGCCGGACAAGCTCTTTAACAGCTGGTTGCATATCTGCGATACTCCCGATTCGGTGCAGTGCGATCCCGAGCCATATCCCACAACTCCAGGAATTACCGAGAAACCAACTACTCCAGCGACGCCAACCACAATCAGTACGACAACATCGGAGGAAAATGACACCGAAGCCTCAACTGCCACAGCGACGGAAGAGATTCCAACAACTACGCCTGGACTTCCTGCCGATGTTAATCCGAATGAATGCAAAGGTTTGCCTGATGGCACCATTATCGCTTATGCTGGAAATTGTTCGCAGTACTTGATCTGCAAAGATAATCAAGTGGAAATGGGTGAGTGTCCGCCCACGCTGCTCTTCAATCCCGATTGGCTTGTGTGCGATGAGCCAGGAGATTTTACATGTCTGGGAGACCGCACCACCACACCGATTCCAACAACCAAGCCAACTACGACTACGGAGCAAACTACTCCCACTCCCACGACAACCACCACAAAAGCCACGACTTTAGGACCCAGTGAACTCTGCGAGGGACAGCCATTGGGAACTTCGTTTGCATATCCCGAAGATTGCAGCAAATATTACTTATGCATGGGCACTGGCGGTGAATGGTTAGTGGCATCCTGTATTTTTGGCAGTTATTTCGATCCACAATCCGGAATATGTGCCCCCAATGTCTCACCTGATGCCTGCAAGGGTGTAGAAGCTACAACTCCCGCAACCACTGTGACTCcaacaacaactgaaaaaattaCTACCCTGAAACCAACAACAGAAGAAACTTCCACTACCCAAAAGATGACGACAACAACTGAGGCTCCTTCAACAGGGGTTTGTGCCGGTCGAAATGAGAACGAGAATATAGCTTATCCGAAGAATTGCAACAAGTATATCGTGTGCGTTTCACCCATACCCATAGCTTTCTATTGCCCCGACGAGACTTTCTTCAGTTCGAAGCTTGGAGAATGCATTGGAAGCTGGGAGGAGAGTGACTGCGAGGGAGATCAGAGCACTACTACTCCAGAGCCCGGAATTACGAGACCACCCCCAGAGCCCACAATGTGCACGAACAGCACCCGGGATACCTTCCCATATCCGGACAACTGTCAGTGGTTTATCCGTTGCGTGGACGATTACATCTATATGATGGACGTCTGTAATTGCGGCGAATATTACGATCCTATTACTGGAAAGTGTGGAGCGGATGTACCATCTGATGCTTGTCGCTGGGATTACACATCAACAACTTCTACAACCGAAGAGCCGACCACAAGCTCACCAGTCACGAGACCGCCTCCCCAGAAGGGGCCCTGTGACAGTGTAGACGATGATGCTTTGGTGCCCTATCCCAACGATTGTTCAAAATACATTCAGTGTAGTCGACCAATCGCAGAAGCATTCGATTGCGACGAGGGAGATGAGTTCAGTGTGGCCCTAAAACAGTGTGTGGATGCTTCGCTGGCCAATTGTTCTGTTACCACCACAGCTAAGCCTTCAGAAGCGACTACGACTTCAAGTGGAGGAGATTCTACGTCTACCTCTGGAGAATCAACATCGCCTTACCCTCCTACACCAACAACAAAGACTACAACTATATCATCTACAGAGTCAACAACTAAGCCATCCACTGTAACACCAACAGAATCCACTACAATTTCAACCTCTGAACCATCAACAGTGTCTTCTACCGTGGAACCCATAGAAACCAGCACTTTACCTACCACTGAATCATCAACGACGGCTTCTACTGAAACACCACCAGAGTCCACTACAATTTCAACCACCTATGAACCAGAATCTTCCTCAATAGAACCGGGAACTACGACTACTGCAAAGCCTGGCGATGGAGTTTGTGGTGGCAAGACGGACAACTCTTCGGTGCCCTATCCCAGAAATTGCAGCAAGTACATAATATGTCAATATCCTATACCCGTTGGATATGACTGCCCAATAGGTTTGGAGTTCAGTCCCACGGAATTGATTTGCATGGATCCTGAACTGGCTGGGTGTAGCACAAAGTTGACAACTACTGAAGAGCCTACAACTGCAGGATCTACAACACCTTCAACAACCGAGTCgacaacattatcaacaactGAACTAACTACACCGAAGACAACTTCTGAAGCAACAACGGTATCAACAACAACCGAATCAACAACTCCAAAGACAACTTCCGAATCAACAACAGTTTCAACCACCCCAAAGACTACAACCGAATCAACAACAATTTCTACAACAACAGAGCCAACAACTCCAAACACATCTTCTGAATCAACAACAGTTTCAACAACCGCAAAGACTACAACCGAATCAACAACCGTTTCTACAACAGCAGCGCCACCAATAACTCTCGATCCATACACTCCAAACATTTGCTGTGGCCAACCATTGGGAACTCTGCTCGCCTATCCAAACGATTGCAGTCGTTATGTGGTTTGTGACTACCCCATTCCATATGCCGTGGATTGTGACGAGGGAACGATCTTTGATGACAAATTGCTTCAGTGCACAGCAACACCCAATGAGAGGTGCCTATTTCTTTCattataa